The genomic stretch GATATAGGAGATTTTTGTGGGGGATTATGTGAAAGAACCACCAGAAAAAAGTAAAGGCAAGACTTGAAAATAGATTAAACAGATGATTTCTTGCCTATAAGTCTCATGAACTTACAAATACTAGTTCTAGTACTTCCTACTGTAACAACTGCTTCCTACTGTAAGGgctaaagttaaaaaaaagaggaacTTCATTCACGCACATGACCTTAACATGAAGTACAGGACTTGATTCATCCGATAAGACCTTTAAACACTAAATgtgaaattaatctgaatttgtTAAGTAGTAGTTTACAATTGCAAGTgggaaatatgaaaataaagcatttaatagcaaacaaacaacaccaAAACCCAGCTCAGAATCCCCCAAGGATTGTGAGAAATGATTGCAAATTTATGGTAAGAAACCTGCAGCAGGATTAATGCAATGATTGGAGAGGcataagcagcagcagccgcctcTTCTTGCTCTTTCTCTTTGTGAGAACCACTTCCAATTCTACTGTGAGTGCTCTTTTCCTAGTAACTTGGTCCAAAAACTCCCTTGCTGACCTGTCCTACTCACTCCAACTTCCCGGTTCACACCCTGTTGGTCCTGAACTCTGCTGGTACTAAAGAGAGGAGGAGTTGTGGGAGAGAAGGCACACAGGGATAACACCCATGCAGCAGCACATGTTATTCCTACCCCTAGGATGCTTTTTCTTGCTCCTTACTCCTCCCACTTGAAGAAAAAGTCAATAATCAACCTAGCTGATAAAAACTTTGCTAATTAGAGCAGATCCCAGATTTAAAGTCTAGCATCTCTCTTACAAACAATGTAAAGCTATAGAATTAGGAATAATTATGCTAGCTTGGAACAGTGGACAATACTGCTGGATTCTGGAATAGCAGCAATGTCTTTAAAAGAGGAATGGATATGCTCAATGATCactgagaaaatgaaaagtgaaaCATAGTGaatgaaaacagaacaaaattgtTCACATTGAGCCTGGCAGAAATTGCTCTGGGGAAAGGGCACTGACAAAAGAGATGTCAAAATCTGAATCTGAGTCACTACCTATGAATGTATCATTCAATAATGAAACTTTGATGAAGTGATGTGCCTGTTATGAAATATTGTGAAGGTACATCAATGTTATATGATACTCTAAGAACTCAGTAGGGAACACTTTATCCACTaagtgaaaacagaaattcaAATCCTTCATGAGGGAAGTTGCTTTCATTCCATGTTTCTGCAAAATATGGGTGAAGTGTTATCACCCTATAGTTAACCCTGTGATAAAGTAGCGTGCCACTTTTTACCAGTTCTGCTTTCAGCCTATGGCAGCACACAATGAAAGTTAAGTGTGCTGTATGGAAAGAGCACTGCAACCCAGTACAGAATTTATTACTCCTGTGATGAGGGAATGCAGCTTGGAATCTGCACTGAAACCTCATAAAAAGCAAGTCTGAGCTTTAAAGTTTATATATGTTACTCATAAAATAGCAATTATCTTCTACAGAGGCTTTCATGCAAAAATATCACACACAACACTCAATGGAAACGACTTCTTTGGCTTTTCTTTCCGATGTGCCAAGGAACAAAGGGAAACTGTGGTAGTAGTAATATTTCACATCTGCAGGTTCAGGAACAAATCGTTTTTGAGTCATTGCCAGAAGCGCTCGGGAGCAGGCTGTCCTCCAGAAGGCTGCGCTGAGCGCTTACCGGTGCTGCAGCCGGGCGCGCTCCGCTCGCTGCGCCTCACGCCGGAGCGCAGCGCTGAGCGCTTCTGCCTACCTTTCAGCTGCTCCTGATCCGTCACGTCGCACTGGATGAACAGCGTCCTCTGAGCTTCAAACTGCTCGTCCAGGGCCGCCTTGCTCTCCTGTCCCGCCTCGGAGTTGAAGTCCAGCAGGGCTACCTAAGAGGGGCGGGAGGAAAATGAGTGGCGGGCGGGCggatggacagacggacaggTCCCCCGCCGAGTCGAGCCGAGCCCCGGGGGCTGCCACCACCCCCCCGCCTGCGGGTGCCGGCTGGaggcagaggggagggaaagggaggacgCACTGCCCGGGGCTTACCTTGGCGCCCTTGCCCAGCAGCGCCTGGACGAAAGCCCGGCCGATGCCCTGCGCCCCGCCGGTGACCAGAGCCACCTTCCCATTGACGTGCATGGCCGCCGCGCTCCTGCCGCCCGCTCCACGCCCGCCGAGCCAGAGCAACCCAGCGCAGTGTCACCTGCCCGGtttcctttctccctccttcgtaccctccctccttccctccctccttccctcctcctcctcctgctgctgctagcgCCGCAGCTGCGGCTCATTCCCCCCCACTCCCCACTCGTGTGACCGAGAGCCTCTCGGAGCTGCCTGGGCGGGGGGAGCAGGGGCGGAGCAGGTCATTAAATCGTCCTCCCGAGTGTCTGGATGAACCCCGGAGAGTAAGAGCCAGAGAGTAAACCAGCTTCATCCCCTCTTCCCACCCTCAGGTTTTCCGGAGGGGACAGCCTTGTGGCGTCCCCCGGAGAAAGGGTCCCAGGGCAGCTACAGCTCCACTCGGTGGAGAGGGGGATTTGTGCGTGTGTGTTTTTGTGTATGTAAATCGCGTGAGAAGCTGCTCCGAGCTCTGATAAGGGCTGTTGGCAGCTCCTGAGGCTGTGTGAGTTTTGGTTGGCCCAAGTTGCATGAGGAGCAGGGGGAGGACAGCCtcgaaaaaaataaacataggGCACTTCTCACTTCAAAACAACCCACCAGCCTTCTCCCTCTCTGGTTGTGAGCAGAATCTACTTGCAAAGAGAGCAACCATTAAATGTTGCAGATGTTAGATGTGTCAAGATAAGTGCTTTCGAGAAATTTTCAGGTCTGTGGTTAATGTAGCTTATACCTTAAAGCGTTTAACTGCTTTTACAGCTTATAAGCCAAATTCTGTCTGCTACATTAGTGTGAACTGTATGCAAATAAAATTTCTCAATACAAATGTATGAGACCATGCAGTTGAAATAAGAGCACCCTTAATGATTGAAAAGCTGCAATACATGCTCTCGTGCATTAGCTTGTTACAAGATTCATGAATGTTATCCCATAGAAAATGCAATGTTGTGGAGTGTTGGGTAGGCAGGAAAAATCCATCATTTCAGTCCTAAGCTGTCTAAACATGTACATCAcacaagtgtgtgtgtgtgtgttaacaCACACACTTGTCTTTTATGTTCTCTGTGTTTCTTCTGCCTGGTGTATCAGGTTTAAACATTTTACTTCTGCTTTCAAGGCTGTAAAGTACTCTGACTCGACTGCATCTCTATCATTAATGTCTTGTAATTTCTTCTTGTTTCTCAGTAATGGTGTGCCTGTTtcgctctctctctcttttcttttctactAGTCTGCCTTTATCTATGGAATTCCCTTCTTTTTTATTACCTAGAAGAAAGAAACTACATCGCTCCTAACACCCAGCAAACTGTTACAGAACCATTAAGGTAACTATGTTACCTAACTGAGTAACACAAGATCTCGCTATTATAACCTTTGTCCTTAAAAAAGTGAACTAATATAATCCAGCTGCTAAATTGGATCACAGCCATTAAGTTTTCCTAAAGATCATGATTCACCGTTTATAAGAGCAATCAAAGATGGCCTCTGGGATTAGTGATTTGTTAGAATATGATACCTGTGTTTCTGGGAGGACTCCAGTTTGCTTTGGAGCTGTGAAATTTATGCCACCTAAAGTCCCATGCCTAATGAGTTCTGTCCCAACCAGCTGAGCCAGCTTCCCTAATCTGTTGGGACACAAGTACAGTGCTAGGTTAAAGTCACATCATGAGAGCAGTATTACCACATAGAGACCTAACAATAGCACTGCAATGGAGTCTTTCACCCTCAATTTAACCCTGATACCGCCCCTCCCCTCTTTCCTCTCCTATGGCAATGATTAGCATTTTTCAGGGTCTTTATTTCCCCaatgtaatattttttaaaagacctATGCAAAGGAAAAGATCAATAAACCCCACTGTATTTCAAACAGCTGTACTTGGAATGACCTTTGGCAACAGTTTTCTAAATTGTTGATAATTTGGCATGAATGTTAAGAACAATTTGGACTCTTCAGAGATGCTGGAATGCTTTCAGATCCAAGTGCACACACTGTTTCCATAAAACAAAGCTTATAAGTCTGTGTCCAATGATCAGCTTGGTTGAATACAGTCTTGGGTATCATAGGTTGAAATTATTTAGAAGTATTCTGATAAACTAACCCAGGGTTTCTAACCTGTTTTTGTTGGCTGAACAGACTCTTGCCATTATTCCATTCAAGAATCTAAATGACACATCTTCCAAGATGGCAAAAAAAGGATCCACACTGATACCCATAACcttggaaaaatatatttggtaTAAGAGAGAGTGTTCCTAACTAGAACAGGATGTAACAATCCTCCAAATGCAGGAGGAAGTAATAGAAAGATGGAGCCAGCAGAGATCATTTGGCTGTAAGGGATATGTGTGCTTTGCTCTTTTAAACTACAATGGATTTGTTGCCAACTCACTACAGGTACTCTTAAGAAATTTGTTGCCACATAGTCCTTTACCACCACAAGTTTTTAATTTGACCAACTGCATGAAAGATAAAATATTGCCCATAGGAAGAAGCTCCTTGTAGATATCTGCTAGAAATCCAGAGTTAGCATCTCAATCTTCTTCGTGAAACTTGGGGGGTAGGGAGTagttatgaaatatttttcc from Aphelocoma coerulescens isolate FSJ_1873_10779 chromosome 4, UR_Acoe_1.0, whole genome shotgun sequence encodes the following:
- the HPGD gene encoding 15-hydroxyprostaglandin dehydrogenase [NAD(+)] isoform X3 — protein: MHVNGKVALVTGGAQGIGRAFVQALLGKGAKVALLDFNSEAGQESKAALDEQFEAQRTLFIQCDVTDQEQLKGAFKKVIEHFGRLDIVVNNAGVNNEKDWESTIQTNLTSVIRGTYLGLEYMRKGNGGDGGVIINMSSLAV